In the Ornithinimicrobium pratense genome, CTTTTGTCCAGTCCTACCAGCCGAGCGCCGCTTCGCGCGAGGAGGTGGGCCGCGTGGTGGACGCCGGCGACGGCATCGCCCACGTCGAGGGCCTGCCCTCGGTCATGACCAACGAGCTGCTGCAGTTCGAGGACGGCACGCTGGGCCTGGCGCTGAACCTCGACGTCCACGAGGTCGGTGTCATCGTCCTGGGCGACTTCTCCGGCCTGGAGTCGGGCCAGGAGGTCCGCCGCACCGGGGAGGTCCTGTCCGTGGCCGTCGGTGACGGCTACCTGGGTCGCGTCGTCAACCCGCTGGGTGAGCCGATCGACGGCCTGGGCGAGGTGGCCACCGACGACCGCCGCGCCCTGGAGCTGCAGGCTCCTGGCGTGATGGCGCGCAAGTCGGTCCACGAGCCGCTGCAGACCGGCATCAAGGCGATCGACTCGATGATCCCCGTCGGCCGGGGCCAGCGTCAGCTGATCATCGGTGACCGGCAGACCGGCAAGACCGCGGTGGCGATCGACACGATCCTGAACCAGAGGACCAACTGGGAGTCCGGCGACCCTGAGAAGCAGGTCCGCTGCATCTACGTCGCGATCGGCCAGAAGGGCTCGACCATCGCCTCGGTGCGCAGCACCCTGGAGGAGGCCGGCGCCCTGGAGTACACCACCATCGTGGCGGCCCCCGCCTCTGACTCCGCCGGCTTCAAGTACCTCGCGCCGTACACCGGCTCGGCCATCGGCCAGCACTGGATGTACCAGGGCAAGCACGTCCTCATCGTCTTCGACGACCTGTCCAAGCAGGCCGAGGCCTACCGCGCCGTGTCCCTGCTGCTGCGACGCCCGCCGGGTCGTGAGGCCTACCCGGGTGACGTCTTCTACCTGCACTCCCGGCTGCTGGAGCGCTGCGCCAAGCTCTCCGACGAGATGGGCGCCGGCTCGATGACCGGCCTGCCGATCATCGAGACCAAGGCCGGTGACGTGTCGGCTTATATCCCGACCAATGTCATCTCCATCACCGACGGTCAGATCTACCTGCAGGCCGACCTGTTCAACTCCAACGTCCGGCCGGCCATCGACGTGGGTGTGTCCGTCTCCCGCGTGGGTGGTGCCGCGCAGATCAAGGCGATGAAGAGCGTCTCCGGCCGGCTCAAGGTCGACCTGGCCCAGTTCCGCGAGATGGAGGCGTTCGCCATGTTCGCCTCCGACCTGGACGCCGCGTCCAAGGCGCAGCTGGAGCGGGGCACGCGCATGGTCGAGATCCTCAAGCAGCCGCAGTCCTCCCCGGTCCCGGTCGAGGAGCAGGTGGGAATCATCTGGGCCGGCACCAAGGGCCACATCGACGACGTGCCGGTGACCGACGTGCGCCGGTTCGAGTCCGAGTGGGTCGA is a window encoding:
- the atpA gene encoding F0F1 ATP synthase subunit alpha; the protein is MTELSIRPEEIRDALDTFVQSYQPSAASREEVGRVVDAGDGIAHVEGLPSVMTNELLQFEDGTLGLALNLDVHEVGVIVLGDFSGLESGQEVRRTGEVLSVAVGDGYLGRVVNPLGEPIDGLGEVATDDRRALELQAPGVMARKSVHEPLQTGIKAIDSMIPVGRGQRQLIIGDRQTGKTAVAIDTILNQRTNWESGDPEKQVRCIYVAIGQKGSTIASVRSTLEEAGALEYTTIVAAPASDSAGFKYLAPYTGSAIGQHWMYQGKHVLIVFDDLSKQAEAYRAVSLLLRRPPGREAYPGDVFYLHSRLLERCAKLSDEMGAGSMTGLPIIETKAGDVSAYIPTNVISITDGQIYLQADLFNSNVRPAIDVGVSVSRVGGAAQIKAMKSVSGRLKVDLAQFREMEAFAMFASDLDAASKAQLERGTRMVEILKQPQSSPVPVEEQVGIIWAGTKGHIDDVPVTDVRRFESEWVDYLRREQGGLLAGIRETGKLGDDAEAVMGEAMAAFKQEFSPDSSQEIQASEEDVDGREHDDQAQITVQRH